GCCGATGATGCCTGTGCTCTGTTTCGGGGGCATGACACGACCTTCAGGCGCCACTTGCAACGCAGACACTCTTGAGCATTGACGGCCCAGCCTTTATAGATACGCTGCCCGACAGACTGCGGCCACGGTCTCTCGCAACCAGCGGTGCGCTGGGTCATTCTCCAGGTAGGGATGCCACATGGCACAGATCTCGAAGTCAGGAATGACGACGGGCAACGCAAAGCGTTCGAGGTTCCACCGGGTCGCCTGCGTGTCGGTCAACGCGTTTCCAAGACACGATTCCGGAACGGCCGTCACCAAGTCCGATGTCCTGACAACCCGCAGTGCCTCGGGATATGTCGGCACCACCAACGGTACCGTCCGCCTCAGTTCTAACGCGGCGAGGGCCTCATCGATCTGTCCTGCGAACTGACCTCGGCGAGACGCTACGACATGTCGGCACGCAGCATACCGCGCCGCGCTTACATCACTCGTCAGCAGGGGATGGCCGACGCGGACCACGCCGATTAGGCGGTCTCGAAATAGGGGATGAATGCGGATCTCGGGAGCCAGTGGACCGGGTACACCGACGTCAAGATCGATGTTCCCTTCGCGTAAGGGGTGAGTCTCCTTATCGGCCTTCATGACGAAACGCAGACGAACATGTGGTGCACACTCGCCGACCGTGGCCATGAGCGGGGCAGCCAGGAATTCGACGAAGCCTTCGCCCGCCCGAATCGTGAAGGTTCTCTCCAGCGAGGTGAGGTGCAGGTGGGTGGTCGGCGGTTGCAGCACCGCATGGACCTCGCGGTTGAGGGCGTGAACGTGGTCCCGGAGCGTGACAGCATGGGTGGTCAACACTAGCTGACGGCCAGCGCGTACCAACAGCGGGTCACCTGTGGCCGAGCGCAGCCGGGCCAAGGTCCGGCTCATGGCGGAGGTACTGAGTCCGAGTCGCTTGGCGGCTCGGGTCACACTTGCTTCGTCCAACAATGCGTCCAGTGCGGAGAGCAAATTGAGATCAAGCTCGTTCATCGATTGCTCAAGTGACATGGCGTTAGATGCAACATACATTTGATTGTATTGCGTCTTGCGCTGTGCGTTGCCTCCGGCCTATGGTGTGAACTGCTCTGATGCCAGAGCGCAAGGAGGGCATGGAATGGCGCAAGACAAGACGACAAAGACTGTGGTTCCCAGCATTCTGATCATTGGTGCGTCGCGCGGGTTAGGTCTCGCCATGGCCGCCGAGTTTGTGAAGCGGGGCTGGCAGGTCATGGGAACCGTACGAGGCGAAGGACGCACGCCACTTCATACGCTCCAAGACCAGTTCTCAGGTCAGGTCGACATCGAGCACGTCGATATCACCGATCCAGCACAGCTGACCGCGCTCCATGATCGCCTCATTGGCCGGTCATTCGACATCCTCTTTGTCAACGCAGGCACCGCCAATCGTCATCAAAACGAGACGATTGCCCAGGTTTCGACCGATGAATTTATGCGGGTGATGCTCACGAATGCGCTTGGACCCCTGCGAACCGTCGAAGCCCTGCAGGACCTGGTCCCGGAGGATGGATTGATTGGTGTGATGTCCTCTGGCCAGGGGAGTGTGAGCAACAACGAGCGCGGTGGGCACGAAGTCTATCGTGGGAGCAAATCGGCGCTGAACCAGTACATGCGCAGCTACGCGGCCCGCCATGCGGGCGAAGATCGCGCCCTGATCCTGACTGCCCCAGGCTGGGTTAACACGGCCCTTGGGGGCCCGGCAGCACCCCTCACGACGGATGAAAGCATTCCTGCGCTCGTCGATGTGCTGTTGGCGAAACGAACGCGTCCTGGCCTTGAATATCTCGATTATCGGGGCCAGACCGTGCCATGGTGAAAAAGAACATGAGGCTGATCTCAGCGGTGAGACTCGGCTCCAAGGTGGTTTGGAACCCTTGCAGCCGTCCGCCAAGAGACGACAAGGCCACAGACTCCCAACTCGCTGAGGCAGCGTCACTGCGTTCCAAGCATGCCGCTTCTATATCGCTGAATTCATGCCGGGCCTTTGGGAAATCACCCGCTGAGTGATATAGGCGAGACGAGCCAGTTCGCAGTCTTGACACCTGCGTAAATCAGTCACACCTGGCTTCCATCGCAGGAGCATGGTGACATGCGCCTGCCCAGTCGCCAGTCCCCAACGTATGCAGGTATCAACACCGGCATCCAGTTGGCCTGCCCTCCTTCACACCATCCACCACTCAGACGAGCCGCCTGAGCGACAGCACAGCGACGCCTCTCCTCACAAGGTCGTTTCTCTGGCGCTCGCAGCGCACACGCCTCGCGTGTTGCCGCACTAAGTACATCCTTGCTAACATTTCAAGACTTCACAGATAGTGCTGCAGCTCTACGTGCTCTCCAGGACGCATTTTTCTCACCCTCATCCCGTTTCGATAATCTAAACCTTTACAAGGATGTACTTAGCGTCCCGCTCAACCAGACGACCAACATCCACATCAGCCCTCTTCAGATCAGGTGCGATGCCCCACGTACCCTCTTCCAACACAACATTCACCTGACCACTCGCTCCAGAGAGGAACCTTCTGTACCGCCGCGCACAGCCCTCTACACTGAGCGAATGAGCCTGATATCCAGCGTTTCCATCGCGCAGCTCTTCTCCATTCCAGCTCGGCGGCAGCGGTACCTGGACGTTGAGGCGGCGCTCGCCCTCGCGCAGGCGGATCTCGACGTGATTCCCCAAGACGCGGCCACGCAGATCGCCGCCGCCGCCCACCTGCACCGCCTCGACGCAGCCCGAATCGACGCCGACGAATACCGTACCGCCCACCCGCTCATGCCGCTCATCAACGAACTCGCCCGCGTGGTCGGCGAATCCGCCGGGGGCTGGATCCACTGGGGCGCCACCACGCAGAACATCCAGCAGACCGCCGACGTCCTCGGCCTGCGCCTCGCGCTCAACCTCCTCACAACGCAGCTCTGCGAGTTGCTAGACGCCTTGACCATGCTCACTGAACGCAGCGCACACCTGGTGATGGCCGGCCGAACGCACGGCCAACAGGCCGTCCCGATCACCTTCGGCTTCAAAGCCGCCATCTGGACCGACGCGTTTCTCCGTCATCTAGAACGCGTTCAGCAGCTCCGTCCACGCCTGCTGACGGCCATGATGGGCGGCGCGGTCGGCAACTTCGCGTCTCTGGGGGACATCGGCCCGGCCGTGCAGCGCCGGGTGGCCGAGCGACTCGGCCTCACGCCGATGCCCCTCCCCGCCCGCAGCCTCGCTGACCCCTTCGCTGAACTCGTCTGCCTCCTGGGGATGCTGGCGGGGACTGGCGCCTCGGTGGCAGGCGAAGTCGCACGGCTCATGGCCAACGAATTTG
The Deinococcus ruber DNA segment above includes these coding regions:
- a CDS encoding LysR family transcriptional regulator, with the protein product MNELDLNLLSALDALLDEASVTRAAKRLGLSTSAMSRTLARLRSATGDPLLVRAGRQLVLTTHAVTLRDHVHALNREVHAVLQPPTTHLHLTSLERTFTIRAGEGFVEFLAAPLMATVGECAPHVRLRFVMKADKETHPLREGNIDLDVGVPGPLAPEIRIHPLFRDRLIGVVRVGHPLLTSDVSAARYAACRHVVASRRGQFAGQIDEALAALELRRTVPLVVPTYPEALRVVRTSDLVTAVPESCLGNALTDTQATRWNLERFALPVVIPDFEICAMWHPYLENDPAHRWLRETVAAVCRAAYL
- a CDS encoding SDR family NAD(P)-dependent oxidoreductase, coding for MAQDKTTKTVVPSILIIGASRGLGLAMAAEFVKRGWQVMGTVRGEGRTPLHTLQDQFSGQVDIEHVDITDPAQLTALHDRLIGRSFDILFVNAGTANRHQNETIAQVSTDEFMRVMLTNALGPLRTVEALQDLVPEDGLIGVMSSGQGSVSNNERGGHEVYRGSKSALNQYMRSYAARHAGEDRALILTAPGWVNTALGGPAAPLTTDESIPALVDVLLAKRTRPGLEYLDYRGQTVPW
- a CDS encoding class-II fumarase/aspartase family protein encodes the protein MSLISSVSIAQLFSIPARRQRYLDVEAALALAQADLDVIPQDAATQIAAAAHLHRLDAARIDADEYRTAHPLMPLINELARVVGESAGGWIHWGATTQNIQQTADVLGLRLALNLLTTQLCELLDALTMLTERSAHLVMAGRTHGQQAVPITFGFKAAIWTDAFLRHLERVQQLRPRLLTAMMGGAVGNFASLGDIGPAVQRRVAERLGLTPMPLPARSLADPFAELVCLLGMLAGTGASVAGEVARLMANEFGEVSEALGEGDVGSSTMPQKRNPKKSAAVITLSAQIRALVPLALEAMIHSHEVEGARTAMMDAALQQGCVLSSDLLTLLGEVIGGLELYPERMAENLQLSGGLINAEAVMMQLGQTIGRGEAHEVVHHAARVVAIQGGGVGFLDVLSQDPRVQAELSAEELTRLLDPATHTGLSAMLANETSARARRALAQMQLREEGPNDIP